In one window of Nodosilinea sp. PGN35 DNA:
- a CDS encoding SMC family ATPase gives MKPIELTLTGFTSFREKTRIDFSKLDIFSITGPTGAGKSSILDAITYAIYGKVSRLQGLREQSAKQLCSQGRNSLTVQLLFQARGETYRITRSWKKKGKSGAENVYQAERRNGEIWELLSKDKEEASSLIGMTFETFTRVVLLPQGKFSDFLHSSSGDRQEIIKSLIPDFALLELMQAKARDKSNALYRALSQLDGRADSLYVPPKEEIIQRQNLEQELKSKFVQIQSDYKEIQNDYFSKQKLLQNLERLEVLRTEYNELSSNQIKIELIRGKIRNLEAAKRILNRYLALEEIRIYRREKFIEHERNAQNIQKLRQSLNELKITLGDAKERDIKIKRNEEIFRRTDAIKITLDQCHAEFHKATETKNKRESDFNSVRQELLNNQSLVAKIEDESNGLKKRIKSLGFDSERLSMFKYSMSSLKRFKEVSQKITMLESEHTNSELEIEETLAKISCKKQERERVLASRNEIDRNIHDLRQRDSVAYLRSQLYPGEVCPVCTGIYSGGESLDRVTEEAIHSLEIELKRVNQEIISYDEVLSELKANLASFRERQAYQAKQIEERQCERVDLSNTISTNFGNGWDIASLRKEYKDLQEKENDYSKYSLNFEKASKRLSEIGIKIAVLENKTNSTEREFEESKKEYHNRQATFAEVFNEFKTVLEPLMKHYELSEYEALGEKLSQDRDILDSQIQKLSRESEEIQDELYRAESDHESTLKDLCRIDLDIKNNEENWEVALAKEGLSTDTFHESRDGIDQIEDWKKEVADHEKEHIRLQTLIHDLEQQVGNESFTAHDLKVIEEKLSENSIQEKELQERLIEIRNWFRRVELDISEYEKISNEKEKIGNENFSYSSIAKMLEKGKFSKYILNCLELEIVERATDLLQQLSGRYSLVSQKDTFFVRDNWNADETRNIRTLSGGETFLAALSMGLALSEKLAGEAEVGSLWIDEGFGALDEESLVVVREALERLPSQNRIVGIVTHLQDLADQLPAQIKVLKSSTGSSVEVVY, from the coding sequence ATGAAACCCATAGAATTAACTCTTACGGGTTTTACAAGTTTTAGAGAAAAAACAAGGATTGACTTTTCAAAGTTAGATATATTTTCAATTACTGGCCCTACTGGAGCTGGAAAATCATCAATTTTAGATGCTATTACTTACGCTATTTATGGAAAAGTTTCCAGGCTACAGGGATTAAGAGAACAAAGTGCTAAACAATTGTGTAGTCAAGGGAGAAATTCCTTAACCGTCCAATTGCTCTTTCAAGCTAGAGGTGAAACATATAGAATTACACGATCTTGGAAAAAGAAAGGAAAGTCTGGAGCAGAGAATGTCTATCAAGCAGAGAGAAGAAATGGAGAGATATGGGAGCTTCTGTCTAAAGATAAAGAAGAAGCATCTTCATTAATTGGCATGACCTTTGAAACCTTTACAAGGGTAGTGCTTCTTCCACAAGGAAAGTTTTCAGATTTTTTGCATAGTTCTAGCGGAGATCGCCAAGAAATTATTAAATCTTTGATTCCTGACTTCGCTCTCTTGGAATTAATGCAGGCAAAAGCCCGAGATAAATCTAATGCTCTATATAGAGCATTAAGTCAGCTAGACGGCAGAGCTGATAGTTTGTACGTTCCTCCTAAAGAGGAGATAATACAAAGGCAAAATTTAGAGCAAGAGCTAAAATCTAAATTTGTGCAAATCCAAAGCGATTACAAAGAAATCCAAAATGACTACTTTTCAAAGCAAAAGCTTTTGCAAAATTTGGAAAGACTCGAGGTTCTTAGAACTGAATATAATGAATTATCTTCCAACCAAATCAAAATAGAACTAATCCGAGGGAAAATTAGAAATTTAGAAGCTGCAAAACGCATTCTAAATAGGTATTTAGCTCTCGAAGAAATTAGAATTTATAGGCGTGAGAAATTTATAGAACATGAAAGGAATGCTCAAAACATTCAAAAGTTGAGGCAAAGCCTTAATGAGCTTAAAATCACTCTTGGAGATGCCAAAGAAAGAGATATTAAGATTAAAAGAAATGAGGAAATCTTTAGAAGGACAGATGCTATTAAGATCACGCTAGATCAATGCCATGCTGAATTTCACAAAGCCACCGAAACTAAAAATAAGAGGGAGAGTGATTTCAATTCTGTTCGCCAAGAGCTTCTGAATAATCAAAGTTTGGTTGCCAAAATTGAAGACGAAAGCAATGGATTGAAGAAGAGAATTAAAAGTCTAGGCTTTGATTCAGAAAGGCTATCCATGTTTAAATATTCCATGTCATCTTTGAAACGGTTTAAGGAAGTTTCACAAAAAATTACAATGCTCGAATCTGAGCACACAAACTCTGAGCTAGAGATTGAAGAGACTTTAGCTAAAATTTCTTGCAAAAAGCAAGAACGAGAAAGAGTTCTTGCTTCTCGCAATGAAATTGATCGTAATATACACGACTTGCGACAGCGAGATAGTGTAGCTTATTTACGTTCGCAACTTTATCCTGGAGAGGTTTGTCCAGTATGTACAGGAATTTATTCAGGAGGTGAAAGTCTTGATCGGGTTACGGAAGAAGCAATTCATAGTCTTGAAATTGAGCTGAAGCGAGTTAATCAGGAAATAATTTCCTATGACGAAGTTCTTAGTGAGCTTAAAGCTAATTTAGCTAGCTTTAGAGAGCGGCAAGCTTATCAAGCTAAACAGATTGAAGAAAGACAATGTGAAAGGGTTGACTTGTCTAATACGATTTCCACGAACTTTGGCAATGGTTGGGATATTGCCAGTCTGCGAAAGGAGTATAAAGATCTTCAAGAAAAAGAAAACGATTACTCGAAGTATTCTTTAAATTTTGAGAAGGCATCAAAACGATTAAGCGAAATTGGAATAAAAATCGCAGTTTTAGAAAATAAAACTAACTCGACTGAACGGGAGTTTGAAGAAAGTAAGAAAGAATATCATAATCGTCAAGCCACTTTCGCTGAAGTTTTCAATGAATTCAAAACAGTATTAGAACCTTTGATGAAGCACTATGAACTCAGCGAGTATGAAGCTTTGGGAGAGAAGCTGAGTCAAGATCGAGATATTCTAGACAGTCAAATTCAAAAACTAAGTCGAGAATCTGAAGAAATCCAAGATGAGCTTTATAGGGCTGAATCTGATCATGAAAGCACTTTGAAAGATTTGTGTAGGATAGACTTAGATATCAAGAATAATGAAGAGAATTGGGAAGTAGCTCTAGCGAAAGAAGGTTTGAGCACCGATACTTTCCATGAATCCAGAGACGGAATTGATCAAATCGAAGACTGGAAAAAAGAGGTTGCCGACCATGAAAAAGAGCATATACGGCTACAAACACTAATTCATGATCTTGAACAACAGGTTGGCAATGAAAGCTTTACGGCTCATGACTTGAAGGTGATTGAAGAGAAGCTAAGTGAGAACAGCATTCAAGAAAAGGAGCTTCAAGAACGTCTTATAGAGATTCGTAATTGGTTCAGGCGTGTCGAGTTAGATATTTCTGAATACGAAAAAATATCTAATGAAAAGGAGAAAATTGGCAATGAAAATTTTAGCTATAGCTCTATAGCTAAAATGCTTGAAAAAGGTAAATTCAGTAAATATATTCTTAATTGCTTGGAATTGGAAATTGTAGAGAGAGCAACAGATCTGCTCCAGCAGCTTTCTGGGCGCTATTCTTTAGTTTCACAAAAAGACACTTTTTTTGTGCGAGACAATTGGAATGCTGATGAAACTCGTAACATTAGAACTCTTTCTGGAGGTGAAACTTTTTTGGCAGCACTGTCAATGGGGCTAGCTCTTTCTGAGAAATTAGCCGGAGAAGCCGAAGTCGGTAGCCTATGGATAGATGAAGGTTTCGGGGCTCTTGACGAAGAATCCTTAGTGGTTGTTCGAGAGGCTTTAGAGCGTTTGCCAAGCCAAAACCGTATTGTGGGCATCGTTACCCATCTTCAAGATCTGGCAGACCAATTACCAGCACAAATAAAAGTTCTTAAATCATCTACAGGCTCAAGTGTTGAAGTTGTTTATTAG
- a CDS encoding TerB N-terminal domain-containing protein, translating to MLDWLQRVLGFNNQAKPSASDSSNTRILANPNIDAQVKKPQVFCSQKSIAASNEAEPESFVVLDDIEASLLQAKQPISISSIKVNSTVPPPPSSSSIWISPGKSIKLLGYEIPGGMVYIGTRLPTSGRHAQVDPCLINPELEIDKVKPDHEGSHMGYWPSYSQIPPACRAAYLEWLANGRRNPNTCIGYVFLFFYGLERRVLRDYQTLKIDISEEFTQISTEVEQLLEIYGNKGSFGSYGSRFLEVCRVLQNSKNVAEAEPPLTRTGWGIPLNLRVSLGQMVAEGQPIPADWMFSWYLHSEQARLRTPATRCADEFRQLFRLRYRQHYGEGMLVKPNKRKLKIEYHPASSGFFGVDVSELNVNVGDLPDITALSAPLNKLQTLIDDCTDALDPYSRWLGRNGESPDSKAALALLPPELIEGLEDDHVCQLKQWLVQTIGEQDLVVMPGKQLLSRWDTTSAPLQLTKKESTTLAQGLEKLGFGIEPDVRFGGKPFKGNSHIALFRLPDIFQATPSKEYTAATLLLHLAASMASSDAVIDATEQQHLERHLESALHLSSADRLRLKAHLAWLLEQELSLRGLKTKLSKMTSDEKAGIADFLIGVAGADGYISPQEISILTKIYPLLGFETDEIYSRIHTFSISKSMQPATDPVTVRSASPISNGFAIPAPPETQDTEVKNEGLSQNQSGFELDLAVIQLKQKESAKVAEILGDLFEDGNSDTTFLETKPSTGPKALAMGLNFPNSQFLLELIKQTEWSRLELENKADEMGIMLDGALEVINDAVINLYDEPLIIEDGLIEVSSEIASRILSEIHF from the coding sequence ATGCTGGATTGGCTACAGCGAGTCTTAGGTTTCAATAACCAGGCGAAGCCGTCTGCTTCAGATTCTTCTAATACAAGAATTCTGGCAAACCCGAATATTGATGCTCAGGTAAAAAAGCCACAAGTATTTTGCTCGCAAAAATCTATTGCTGCGAGTAATGAGGCTGAGCCTGAATCTTTCGTTGTTCTGGATGATATCGAAGCCTCCTTGCTTCAAGCCAAGCAACCAATTAGTATTTCATCTATTAAAGTTAATTCAACAGTTCCACCACCGCCTTCTTCGAGTTCTATCTGGATATCGCCTGGGAAGAGTATCAAACTGTTGGGTTACGAGATTCCAGGAGGTATGGTCTATATAGGAACTCGTTTGCCGACCAGTGGTAGACATGCCCAAGTCGATCCTTGCTTGATTAATCCAGAGTTAGAGATAGATAAGGTTAAGCCAGACCATGAAGGGAGTCACATGGGTTATTGGCCTTCCTACAGCCAAATACCTCCTGCCTGTAGGGCCGCCTACCTGGAATGGCTAGCGAATGGACGGCGAAATCCAAATACTTGTATCGGCTATGTATTTCTCTTTTTTTATGGCCTGGAGCGGCGGGTTCTCAGGGATTATCAAACGCTGAAGATCGATATTTCCGAGGAATTCACCCAAATTTCGACTGAAGTAGAGCAATTGCTCGAAATTTATGGAAATAAAGGCTCTTTTGGCAGCTACGGATCCCGATTTTTAGAAGTCTGTCGGGTACTTCAGAATTCAAAGAATGTAGCGGAAGCTGAGCCTCCCCTTACCCGCACCGGCTGGGGAATTCCTCTAAATTTACGAGTGAGCCTTGGGCAAATGGTTGCAGAGGGGCAGCCGATTCCAGCAGACTGGATGTTCTCTTGGTACCTCCATTCCGAGCAAGCCCGGTTGAGAACCCCCGCAACTCGATGCGCCGACGAATTTCGCCAGCTCTTTAGGCTCAGGTACCGACAGCATTACGGCGAAGGCATGTTGGTCAAACCCAACAAGCGAAAGTTGAAAATCGAGTACCATCCAGCGAGTTCTGGTTTCTTTGGGGTAGATGTGTCAGAGTTGAATGTGAATGTCGGGGACTTACCTGATATCACCGCCCTATCAGCTCCCCTCAACAAGCTGCAAACTTTAATCGACGACTGTACCGATGCCCTCGACCCCTACAGCCGTTGGTTGGGACGCAATGGTGAAAGCCCTGATTCAAAAGCAGCTCTGGCCTTACTGCCACCAGAGCTTATCGAGGGCTTAGAAGATGACCATGTTTGCCAGCTCAAACAATGGTTGGTTCAAACCATTGGAGAGCAGGATCTGGTCGTGATGCCAGGGAAACAGCTATTAAGCCGGTGGGATACCACCTCTGCACCATTACAGTTAACCAAGAAGGAGTCCACAACCCTAGCTCAGGGGTTGGAGAAACTTGGATTTGGCATTGAACCCGATGTACGTTTTGGCGGCAAACCCTTTAAAGGGAATAGCCATATCGCTCTATTCAGGCTGCCAGACATCTTCCAGGCGACTCCATCGAAGGAATATACTGCTGCAACTCTACTGCTGCACTTGGCTGCCAGTATGGCTAGTTCAGATGCTGTCATCGATGCCACTGAACAACAGCATCTGGAGAGACATTTGGAATCGGCCCTACATCTATCATCTGCTGATCGTCTTCGGCTGAAGGCACACTTAGCTTGGTTACTAGAACAAGAGCTTAGCTTAAGAGGCTTGAAGACCAAGCTCAGCAAAATGACTTCCGACGAGAAAGCCGGTATTGCTGATTTTCTGATTGGTGTAGCGGGGGCAGATGGCTATATTAGCCCTCAGGAAATTTCGATATTAACAAAGATTTATCCTTTGCTTGGTTTTGAGACTGATGAGATTTACAGTCGCATTCATACTTTTAGTATTTCTAAATCTATGCAACCAGCTACAGATCCAGTGACTGTTAGATCTGCTTCACCAATATCTAACGGCTTTGCTATTCCAGCCCCACCTGAAACTCAAGATACTGAAGTAAAAAATGAAGGCTTATCTCAAAACCAATCAGGATTCGAGCTGGATCTAGCAGTGATTCAGCTCAAGCAGAAAGAGTCTGCAAAAGTAGCCGAAATTTTGGGTGATCTTTTTGAGGACGGCAATTCAGATACTACATTCTTAGAAACTAAGCCTTCTACCGGACCCAAGGCTTTGGCCATGGGATTAAATTTCCCAAATTCTCAGTTTTTGCTCGAATTGATTAAACAAACAGAATGGAGCCGATTGGAGCTGGAAAATAAGGCTGATGAAATGGGGATAATGCTAGACGGAGCTTTGGAAGTTATTAATGATGCTGTGATAAATCTATATGATGAGCCTTTAATAATAGAAGATGGTCTCATTGAGGTTAGTTCCGAAATAGCATCAAGGATTTTGTCTGAGATTCATTTTTAG
- a CDS encoding pentapeptide repeat-containing protein, producing the protein MLNRSRLPLNNISFSGIDLAGMDFAGVSLSDVCFDSAELEDVSFSGSTLSNVVFLYSNLSGVNFTGSQLWNVHFINTNLNNSDFSNSHLSRVNFCGNNYPRTSYKLIPIFRSSSPMRMRSAILEHTLFEDCLFQRANLSGVKLAQSEFYRTRFEETSLHKSDLTWTKFSRCDFEDSSINSSCLNQSVFSISFFNRTRILKVYGLSTANFSGTLIHDCLLTDLVLYRILDKGADKNSTKISNHSQVPVDEGRQSKGKNGLIIPVYKSDVLYVRKQSHSNLSLDQEKIQSKIKESLEVEQILGEIFLEEKIREERTSILLEERGAKLNEGQLSFLYFLARKEIWDRNELRTVAQAKGLMLDSTLESINDAAVDICDETLTYGEDPIEIDVDVLEQLL; encoded by the coding sequence ATGTTAAATAGGTCTAGACTACCTCTAAACAATATTTCTTTCTCTGGAATTGATTTGGCAGGAATGGATTTTGCTGGAGTCAGTTTATCGGACGTATGTTTTGACAGTGCTGAATTAGAAGACGTTTCATTTTCTGGCTCTACTTTGTCAAATGTTGTGTTTCTATACTCTAATCTGTCAGGAGTAAATTTTACTGGTTCTCAACTCTGGAACGTTCATTTTATTAACACTAATTTGAATAATTCGGATTTTTCGAATTCGCACCTATCTAGAGTTAATTTTTGCGGAAATAATTACCCAAGAACATCATATAAGTTGATTCCTATTTTTCGATCATCTTCTCCCATGAGAATGAGGTCTGCCATCTTGGAGCACACTCTTTTTGAAGATTGTCTATTCCAGAGAGCAAACTTATCAGGTGTAAAATTAGCTCAAAGTGAATTTTATAGAACAAGATTTGAAGAAACTAGCCTTCATAAAAGTGACCTAACATGGACTAAATTCTCTCGCTGCGATTTTGAAGACTCTAGCATTAATTCTAGTTGTTTGAATCAGTCAGTTTTTTCCATCAGCTTTTTCAACAGGACAAGGATACTAAAAGTTTATGGTTTATCTACTGCGAACTTCTCAGGCACATTGATTCATGATTGTCTCTTAACAGATCTCGTTTTATACAGGATTTTAGACAAAGGGGCCGATAAAAATTCAACTAAAATTTCCAACCATTCTCAGGTGCCTGTGGACGAAGGCAGGCAGAGCAAGGGAAAAAATGGCCTTATCATTCCTGTTTATAAGTCTGATGTCCTGTATGTAAGAAAGCAAAGTCATTCTAATCTTTCATTAGATCAGGAAAAAATACAAAGCAAAATCAAAGAATCTTTAGAGGTGGAGCAAATTCTTGGCGAAATTTTCTTGGAAGAGAAAATTCGGGAAGAAAGAACTAGTATTTTGCTTGAAGAGAGAGGTGCTAAGCTCAATGAGGGTCAACTAAGCTTCTTGTACTTTCTTGCAAGAAAAGAGATATGGGATAGAAATGAACTTAGGACTGTAGCTCAGGCAAAAGGTCTTATGCTTGATAGTACTCTGGAGAGTATCAATGATGCCGCAGTTGACATATGCGATGAAACTTTAACTTATGGAGAAGATCCGATTGAGATCGATGTCGATGTTTTGGAGCAACTTTTATAA
- a CDS encoding ATP-binding protein, which translates to MTAETTIKAKDRNAIIQSLRAGVVPRSGQHLIQVGRVRELEALIKDINHICDEGATVRFVIGNFGSGKTFFLSLVRTIALQKKLVTVHADLNPNRRLHSSKGQARSLYAELMRNLSTRAKPEGGALSSVVEKFVSSAMTEARSRNVNPEVIIRERLDHLSEMVGGYDFAEVIAAYWRGHDTGDDVLKSNAVRWLRGEFSTKTDAKKALGVRTIVDDANFYDQLKLFARFVRLAGYEGFVVCLDELVNLYKLANTQARNSNYEQILRILNDSLQGTADGLGFVLGGTPEFLMDTRKGLYSYEALQTRLAENTFAGNGIVDFSHPVIRLASLSQEDLYVLLTKIRHVFAEGNADAYLISDAEIQGFMQHCFQRVGEAYFRTPRNTITAFVNLLAVLDQNPEVSVEDLVGKITIEPEQNPDLLPFEDDGQEDTPTQPSPTETVSEDVEADDDLASFKL; encoded by the coding sequence ATGACTGCTGAAACTACAATCAAAGCTAAAGACCGAAATGCCATTATTCAATCTTTGAGGGCAGGGGTAGTTCCCAGGAGCGGTCAGCACCTAATTCAGGTGGGACGTGTGAGAGAATTAGAGGCTCTAATCAAAGATATTAATCATATTTGCGACGAGGGGGCTACTGTCCGCTTTGTAATTGGTAATTTCGGTTCTGGCAAAACATTCTTTCTGTCCTTGGTTAGAACCATTGCTCTGCAGAAGAAACTGGTGACTGTCCATGCAGACCTGAATCCAAACCGCCGTCTTCATTCTTCTAAGGGGCAGGCTCGCTCCCTTTATGCCGAGTTAATGCGAAATCTCTCAACCCGAGCTAAACCTGAGGGCGGAGCTCTATCAAGCGTGGTAGAAAAGTTCGTCAGTTCAGCTATGACTGAGGCGAGATCTCGGAATGTAAACCCTGAAGTAATAATTCGGGAACGGTTAGACCACCTTTCCGAAATGGTAGGAGGTTACGACTTTGCCGAAGTCATTGCGGCCTACTGGCGAGGCCACGATACTGGCGATGATGTGCTGAAGTCCAACGCGGTGCGCTGGCTGCGGGGAGAGTTCAGTACCAAAACTGATGCCAAAAAAGCATTAGGCGTCCGCACCATTGTGGATGATGCCAATTTCTATGACCAACTCAAGCTCTTTGCCCGGTTTGTACGGCTGGCGGGTTACGAAGGGTTTGTAGTCTGCCTGGACGAACTGGTCAACCTTTACAAGCTTGCCAATACCCAGGCCCGCAACAGCAACTACGAGCAAATCCTACGAATTCTCAACGACAGCCTTCAGGGCACCGCCGATGGCCTGGGCTTTGTATTGGGGGGTACTCCCGAATTCCTGATGGATACCCGCAAGGGACTTTACAGCTATGAAGCCCTCCAGACCCGCCTGGCGGAAAATACCTTTGCCGGTAACGGAATTGTGGATTTCAGTCATCCCGTTATTCGCCTGGCCAGTCTCAGCCAGGAAGACCTGTATGTGCTGCTGACCAAAATCCGTCACGTATTTGCTGAGGGGAATGCAGACGCCTATCTGATCTCAGATGCAGAGATTCAGGGCTTCATGCAGCACTGCTTCCAGCGGGTGGGAGAAGCCTACTTTAGGACTCCCCGCAACACCATCACGGCCTTTGTCAACCTGCTGGCCGTCCTGGATCAAAACCCCGAGGTATCGGTGGAAGACCTGGTTGGCAAGATCACCATCGAACCCGAACAAAACCCGGACCTGCTGCCCTTTGAAGACGACGGGCAAGAAGACACCCCGACTCAACCCTCACCAACCGAAACTGTTTCTGAAGACGTCGAAGCTGATGACGACCTCGCCTCCTTCAAACTCTAG